The stretch of DNA AGTCGGTTCCTTCGATCTCGATCACGCCGTCCTCTCCGCCGACGCCTGTACCCGCCGTGATAAGCGGATTCGCGCCGGAACCGGATTTCTGGAAGGTGATTGTGTTGGTGGCGTTGGACGTGGTGGTGGAGAGCAGCATGTTGATGCCCGTCTCCGTATGACCCGCCGCGACGTTGAAGGTGACCGGACCCGCAACTCCGAGCGTTGTCAGATCGGCGAAGGCGTCGGCAATCGACAGGTAGGTGGTGCAGGACGGAGTGCCGACATTGCTCACCGTATACGTGCCGCTCAGCGCCGACTTGATGTAGCGCGCGCCGCTCGGCGACGAGGGTGACGACGCATACCCCGTGCCGCCCGCTATCGCGCTGTCGAGTGTCGCGTCGAGCACGTTGCAGGCACTTGCACCGCTGTTCACGTCGTACACAAGCCAGAAGTAGTTTGTGCCCGGAACCAGCGCCTGGGAACCACTCAGGGTGAAAGCACCGCTGGGATTCGCGATGCCGGCGCCGAACTGATTCGTGGAGTCAAACACCGAACTGGTGCCGGTGTAGAACACCTGCGCGCTGTCGATGTCGGACGCGCTGGTTGTTCCCGTCGTGGTCAGACGCAGATCGGTCAGCGATATCGGTGACACCGCGCCAACCGCCGTAATCTCGATGCCGAGAATGCGCGCGTTGCGGGCGCCGGCCGGCACCGACGAGATCAGCGACTGCGTCGCAGCCACCGAGGATACTGTCATGCTGCTCGCGGTGAACTCGTACGCGCCGAGATCGGGCGTGCTGCTTCGCGAGGTTCCAAGGATGTCGTCGGTCACACAACTGCAACCCGCGCTGGAGAGATTTGTTCCCGCGTTGTCGAGAGCTGCCGTCTGTGGTTTGAAATTGCCGTTCGCCGCATTTTCGTAGGAGGGATCCACACTCACGCTGTTGATGTCGTAGCCGTTGATCAAACCCTGCCAGAGCACAAGCGTGTTGTACGAAACCGCATTCCGTGCGCCCACCGTGTTGGTACCACTCGCCGCATTCACAAACAGGTTGTTGTAGTTGCTGATCAGCGTGTCGGCCCCGGCGAGGTAGATACCGTACTTGGTACCCGTACCCGCGCGCCGCACCGTCACGTTATTGTTCAAAAACTCCACCGCGGGCGTGCTCGTGCTGCTCTGATAGTACCCGTACGTGGTGTTTGTTGTCACGGCGCCGAGATCCTCGAGGGAGACCGTGTTGTGATAAAATCGTGTCGCAGGCGCGGCCGACGCGTACAAACCGTACTGTGTGCCGCTGCCGTAGAAGTCGTACACAAGGTTGTTCTTCACGGTGATCTCCGTGCCGAGTCCGGCGGAGACGGAAGCGATGCCGATGCCGTAGGCCGCGGACGTGCTTGACGGATTCCCGTCGAAGGGCCTGCGCACGCGGTTCTTCTGGATTACGTCGGCCTTGGCGCCTGTCGAAAGGTACACACCGTAGAACGTGCTGACCGTGCTGCGCGATGTGCGCTGCACGATGTTGCCCGAAATATTCGTGCCGTTGGTGTACGTGCCGTAGATGCCGTTTGTGTAGAAGTCGTTGACCGTGTTATTCGAGACGTCGTTGTAGTCGAGGGTTGCATTCAAGGCGCCGTACATGCTGATGCCCCAGTACGGTCCGCCCGCCGTTCCGCCGGTAATGCTGTTGTTGCTGATGGTGCAGGAGTCGCCGTTGTCGGCGCCGCTCGCGGCTGCCGTGAGTGACGAGGTGAAGGCGATGCCCGAGGAGTTCGACGACGTGGTGCTGGTGACGGCGGAGAGGTTCACCGTACAACTGTCGATGGTGATCTTGTTCGCGCGGTTCCTGATCGCAAAACCGATGCCGTAGGTGTTGCTCAAGCCCTGCACGGTGAGTTTCTTGACCTTGAAATAATCGATCCTGTTGATGTCGAAGATCACGAAATTCGATGCCGAAGGTGTCGTCGTCACCGATTCGCCGTTGCCGTTGATCACGAGGAGATCGTACGGATTCGATTTCCAGATCGAATCAACCCTCACCTGCTCGTTGTAGGGACCGCTGCCCGTGGCCAGTGTGACGGTCGAGGGACCGCACATGCCGAAAAGACGCAGACGTTCGTTCAATTCCGCGAAGCTGGTGTGGTTCAAATCCGTCGCCGCGGCCGACTGGTTGATTGTGTACGCGTGTCCGTTCAACCCGGCACGGATCAGCACTGCGTTTGTGTACGAGTCGGTGGCGCTCGGTCCGCAGGTCACCTTGAGGCGGTACCAGCGGGCTGCTGTATAGGCGGGAGTCGTGTACCACGTGGTCGTTGCATTTGCGCCGCCGACCGCGTTCGCCCATGGATCGGTTACACCATTGTCGTCCGATTCCTGCCACTGATACGAAATGCCTGGATCCATCGCGACACCGTCTGCATAGATGCCGGTTGTGTCGCTGCCGCAGGCAAGTATTGGAATGACAACCGCCGATCCCGCATACGGCGCTCCGCTGCAGATGTACTGTGTGAAGTCGCCCTCGTCGGCGCCGATATCCGGTGCCGTACCGAGGCCCGCGTACACGGGATTACCGAAGCGGTCGTTGCCGTCGTAATCGACGTGTTCGAAAGTCGTCGAATTTACGCCGCCGCTTTCGACGCGTGTTGCGACGACCGGATCGATGTGCAGATCGTACGGTGGCGCTCCGACATTCACAAACGGCACATCCTCGGTGACGGTACTGTCTTCACGCGGCGGTGTCAGCGCCGCCATACGCGCCTTGTAGGCCTGTATCGTCTGATCCGAGTTGGTCGCATCGTAGTGAATGAGGCGTGTCGTGCCCGGAGTGCCGGCGTAATACAAGTTACCGTCGGATGAATCGGAGGGCTGCGCTGTCGAGGCGCTGCTACGTTGGAAGGCCACGACGCGACCCGTCGCACCCGGCGTGGACTTGTTCACCACGATGTTGTTGCGCACCTGTGTCGATGGCGTTGTGCTGATGTACAAACCCGCCGCGCCGAAGGAGCCGCTGCTGCTGGATGCATTCAGGAAAACGGTGTTATGGAGAAGGCGTACGGTCGTGGGCGTGCTGCCGGTCCAAATGCCGTAGATCGCGGGATTCGAGCTGGAGGCGGGCGTCTGCAGATTGGAAATGAAGTTGTTGAAAATGTTCACTGTCGTACCGCTGGTTGCATACACACCATACACGGTCGCGGACGAACCGCCGGCCGAAATCCCGGCGAGAGAGTTGCCGTACAGCTTCACATTCGTGCCGTTACTGTTGTAGAGCGTGTAGATGGTTCCACCCGACATGGTGAGTGAATCCACCGAGTTGCGGTAGAAGTTCTTGTTGACGGAACTGGCGGTGAGGTAATAGACGTACGAGGTGCTGGTGGAGGAGAAGGTGTTCGCTCCGATCACGTTGTCGAAGATCTCGGCCGTCTCACCCGCGCCCGCGACATAGAATACATAATGGGTGCCCGTTCCGAGCGCGGACTGGATTCTCTGATTCCCGCGTATCGTATTTCCCGCAATGGTGTGGATGCTGCCCGCGGTTGAATTGGATGCGGAGGAATAGAGACCATAAAACGAGCCGGTTCCCGTCGTCGACGCAGAGCCAACGGTGTTGTTGACGACATTGTTGCCCGTGACGTTCAGCGTGAAGGCAGCGCCCGTGCTGGAAAGGGCGTAGAAGATGCCGCTCGTCCCGGGATAGGCACAGTTTGTAATGACATTGTCGGTGATGTTTACTGTATTGGATGTGCCACTGCCCCCCATGGCCGTGCTGATGTCATACAAGGTAGACGTGGTTGTGCTTGAATCCTTCACCGTGACTGTATTCCCGGTGATGTCGAGAAACGAATTGACACCGGTCGATGTGAAGATGCCGTAAAACGTCGTGTTCGATGCGAACATCGAATTGACGGTATTGTTTTCAATTCGCGCGGAGTCCTGGTAAATCAGGTAGATTCCGTAGCCTGTTGTCGCCTGACCTCCAAAATTCTGTATCGTGTTTCCTCCCAGAGTACCGATACGGAGATTGTAGTCGTACTGATCGTAATGTGTTGACGTGCCGGCGTGACCGTAGTAGTAGATGCCATTGTACACGTTCTGTATGGTATTGCTGTAAATCTGATGATCCGCATGGCGCCCATCGATACCGGGTATCGCCCATTTGGTAGTGGCGGTTGCCAGCGTCGTGTCGGAATTCAGTCCGACGATGCCGTAGCTCGCGGTGTTCGCCTTGTTCAAGGTGATGACACAATTTTTGATCGTGATCCCGATACAGGCGTTGACATTGCTGTTGCGTCCGAACGCGTATCCATATTCGGCGCGTGCCGCGTTGTCGGTGTTTGTTGCCGCATCACTCAGATCGATGCCGTCGAAGGTCACATAGTCGGTGCCGATAAGCGCGATGATTGCGTCACCCGTGGTTTTATATCCGCGGGCCGCGGTGATCTTCGGATTTGCACCCGATCCGGATTTCTGGAATATGATCGGATTGGTACTCGATGCCGTGGAGTCCCGGAGATACCCTGCTCGGGGATTTGCCAATGTTTCCGTATGCCCCGCCGTGACGTCGAAGGTCACGCCACCAAAGCCGACGCCGCTGCTGTTAATTGCAGCGATAGCCGATTGGATCGTCGGGTAAAGGCCGGATGGAATGGTGTAGGTGCCTGACAACTGCGCGGATGCGGTTGCGCTGAGCAGGACGAAGACGACGGCGGTTCCAAGAAGAGCAAGACTCCTCTGAACCGGGTTCCCTGTACCATGTGCCATGGAGAACTCCACTGATAGTGTAAGATTGTGTCACAAAATAAGGCGGAGAAAGATGTTCAACGTCGGGCGGACGACCGGAGGCAGGCGGTAGAACAGTCCGTGTGTTGGTGAGTGGGCCACCAACTGGTGGAAGCGGAATGTATTATAGAGGTGTCTCTCAAAGAGTGACACACGTAAAAGTAGACCCCGGCCCCGAGAAAAACAAACGGGTTCGGCAGATAATACTCGATTTAGATTGTTAATATTTCACGCGATAGAGTCGCACAGTCTGGAGGCACGCAAGCGCAATTCCCCATATTCACCGCGCCTGACCGCTTGTGGCGAAACGAGAGCTGATCCGAGTCCCAATGCTGTTGAACCGGCCTCGATCCATGACCGTGCATTGTCGAGGGTCACCCCCCCGGTCGGTATAAGTTTCAGTGCGGGCATCGGAGCCAGGACGGCCTTGATGAAGGCGGGTCCGAGTCCATCCGAGGGGAAGACCTTCACAAAGTCCGCTCCCGCCTCTGTCGCCCGAAGGATCTCGGTCGGCGTGTACGCGCCCGGTATCGCCACGAGTCCCGTCTTCGCGGCGACATCCATCATGCCGGAGGAGAAGACGGGACTGACGAGGAACTCCGCTCCCGCGTCGGCGGCCTGCGCGGCCTGTGCGGCGTTGAGGATGGAACCCGCGCCGAGAAGTATTTCGTTTCCATACTCGGCCCGGAGCACCGCGATCATGTCCATCGCACCCGGCGTGGTCAAGGTAATCTCGACGATCGATATCCCTCCGCCCAGCAAGGCCTCTACCACACGCGGTATCGGTCCAGCATCATCCAGCCGGACGACTGCAATGAGGCGGGATGTTTCGATGCGGTGTATTGCGGCGGTATGTGGCATTGTGGTATAGGAGATGGGGGAAGAGAGAAGAGGGAAGAGGGAAGAGGGAAGAGAGAAGAGAGAAGAGAGAAGAGAGAAGAGGGAAGAGGTAAACGGTACACGGGGAACGCTGAGTACTCAACAGGGAACGATACGCAGAAAAGAGGAACAATGCGTAATCGGTCATACGTATTTTTCTCCTTCCCTCTTCCCTCTTCCCCCGTTACCCGTTACCCGTTGACCGTTAACCGTTAACCGTTCCCCGTTCGTCAGCGGCGGACACGGCCGGAGAGATCGCCGGAGGCGACGGCATCGATTTCGGCGGCGGAGGCGACGAGGAAATCTCCGGGTATGCTGTGTTTGAGTGCGGACGCGGCCACGGCAAAGTCGAGCGTGTGTTGCGGATCCCACGCGCTGACGCTTCCGTGTATGAGTCCGGCTGCGAAGGCGTCGCCCGCGCCCACACGATCCACAACCTCGATGTCGTAGGTGCGTGTGGTGAACAGACGGCCGTCGGTGTAGAGCAGAGCCGACCATCCGTTGCTGCCCGCGGAGCGGCTCTGCCGCAGCGTGATCGCAACGGAGGGAATGCCGAAGCGTTCGGCGATGCCCTGCGCGAGATCCGCGTAGGCCTGTGCGTCGATGACGCCCGATTCCGCATCCCCGCGCGCGGGCGGCATGCCGAGCACATCGGCGGGATCTGTTTCATTTGCGATGAGCAGATCGGTGGAACGGACAAGGTCCGTCAGGAGGGCGCCGGCCTCCTCGCGTGTCCAGAGATTTTTTCTGTAGTTCAGATCGAAACTCACGCGCACTCCCCTGCTCCGCGCCTCGGTCATTGCCGCACGCGTGGCTTCGGTACACGCGGATGAAAGCGCGGGCGTGATGCCTGTCACATGCAAGTGCGCTGCGCCGTCGAGCAACGCGGGCCAGTCGTAGGCGGCCGCGTCGGAGGTGGCGAAGGAGGATCCCGCGCGGTCGTACACCACGCGTGACGGCCGCATCGACGCGCCGTGCTCCAGATAGTACACACCGATGCGCGAACCGCCGCGCATAACGGCGGACGTGTCGACGCCGCAGCCGCGCAACGTCTGCAGCGCCGCATCACCGAGGGGATTGTGCGGGAGCGAGGATACAAACACGGCGTGATGGTCCAGGCCCGCGAGCGCCACGGCCACGTTGGCCTCGGCGCCCCCGAAGCGCAATTCCAATGCCTTCGCCTGCACAAGCCGTTCGTGTCCCGCCGGCGAGAGGCGCAGCATGATTTCGCCGAAACAGAGTATCCGGGATTTTTTCATGTGATGAAAATATCGAAAATCCTGCGTCGATTCTATACGTGGTTTTTGGCTCCGTTATTATTCCTCCTCACATGTGTGTGAGGAGACAGGAGGAAGGAGACAGGAGACACGCATTGAACCGATTCGCTCCTGCCTCCTGTATCCTGTTTCCTCACACGGACGGAGTAGATCGATCTACTATCTACCCATCTACCAACTACCAACTACCAACTACCGTTGCCGACCCCATCTTGTGACAAAACCTGCCGGGTCTATTGTGAGACTTCTTCTTTCTTTTGTCTTGACACAAAAGAAAGAAGCAAAGAAAAAGTCAAGGCTGTCGGAAAATTCCGGCCAAAATCTCGCATCGGCTCGCGCGGATGCAAACTCGCCCCGCGTCCTGACGGACGCGGGTCTCGAACAGGCATCCGCTTGTGCTCGCCTCACGCGGATTTTGTCTCGTAATTTTCCTAAGGCCGTTTTTTGTTTCGCTTCAATGCGTGTAATTCGGCTCCTTGCTCCTTTATCCTCACATGTGTGTGAGGAGACAGAGGAAGGAGACAGGAGACGCGCATTGAACCGATTCGCTCCTGCCTCCTGCATCCTGACTCCTCACACGGACGAGTAGATCGATCTACTATCTACCCATCTACCAACTACCAACTACCTTTGCCAACCCCATCTTGTGACAAAACCTGCCGGGTCTATTGTGAGACTTCTTCTTTCTTTTGTCTTGACACAAAAGAAAGAAGCAAAGAAAAAGTCAAGGCTGTCGGAAAATTCCGGCCAAAATCTCGCGTCGGCTCGCGCGGATGCAAACTCGCCCCGCGTCCTGACGGACGCGGGTCTCGAACAGGCATCCGCTTGTGCTCGCCTCCCGCGGATTTTGTCTCATAATTTTCCTAAGGCCGGTTTTTATGTCGCTTCTACGCGTGTACTTCGGCTCCTTGCTCCGTCATCCGCAGATTTGTGTGAGGAGACAGGAGGAAGGAGACAGGAGGCACAGCCTGACACGATTCGCTCCTGCCTCCTGTATCCTGTCTCCTCACACGGACGAGTAGATCGATCTACTCTCTACCCATCTACCAACTACTCATCTACTTGTTCCGGCAGACAGTTCTCGCGTGGGATGTGCAAGAGACACCGGCACTGCGTACTTTTCCAATCTGAAAGGAGATACCTCGTGATACGACATATCGGAGTGATAATTCTGTTGTTTGCAGCGGCGGCGGTTGCCACCGCGCAGAACGACAGCGTGGATGTGACCTTCCGCTACACATCCGCAGGTAATCCATCGCTGGTGCATCTGCCGGGCGAGTTCAACAATTGGGCGAACAATTCCGGCGGCAGCATCACACCAAACGCGCGTTGGACCATGGTGAAGAACGCCGCCGGGGTGTGGGAAAAAACCGTGCGGCTGAAAACGGGCGGCGGCACGGGTCCGGGCGGATCGTACCAGTACAAATTCAACGAGAACGGCACGTCCGACGGCTGGCTGGCGGATCCGTTGAATCCGCGCACCTTCGGATCCTACGGCAACAGCATCATCGCCATCGGCGCACCGACCATCTTTCCCCTGCTCCCGAAACCGGGCGGCATCGTGTCCGTCGACACGCCGCGCATCACCGCGGGCATCTTTCCCGCCATCGGCAGCAGCATCGACACCGCGGCCACCACACTGACGGTCGACGGTGTGATCGTCGCACATGGTGGTGTGTACGACGCGGCGAGCGGACGCTTCACAGTGCTCCTCCCGCAGCAAAACGACGGCGAACATACAGTGCTGCTGCGCGCGGCGGATTCACGCGGACGCTTCACCAGCGACTCGACACGATTCACGGTGAAAGCCGCGCCGCTGCAGTGGCTCACACGCAGCAATCCGCGTGTGTACGACAGCAGCCGTATCGTGGAGGGACGTGTGACCGATGCGCGCATCACGGCCGTCTCCGTCGTGAAAAACGGATCCGACACCGCAACCGCCACGGTTCAGGGCGACACATTCCGCGCCACCATCGATCTTGTGGAAGGCGACAACGTGCTGCGTGCCGTGGGACTGCGCGACGGGCTTCCCATCCAGACCGAGTCCATCATCCTGACACGGATCATCGATCACACACCACGTCCCGTGATGACGGCCTCGCCCGGCGGCGCAAGCTTTTTCCTGAGCGCGGTGCAGAGCACCGATCCCGACGGCGATCCGCTCACCTTCCGCTGGGTGTCGGAGGACTCGCTCAATCCCGAACCGCTCGGCCTCGACCGCGAGGGCGCGATGGTCGGTGTGTTATATCCTCGCACCGATGGCGAATACTACATCCGGCTCGAGGCGCGTGATCCGGCGGGCAATCTCGGCATCGTGCGGCACTACTACACCATGTACAACGGCGAGGGTCTCAGCGGAACAAACGACAATCCGCGCTGGGTGCGCGACGCCGTGGTGTACGAGATATTCGTGCCGGCCTTGTCGCCCGCTGGCACGCTGCGCGGTGTGCTCGACCGCCTCCCCGACATGGCTGATCTTGGTGTGAACATGCTGTGGCTGATGCCCATCATGGACAACCGCGGCACCGTGAACGAATTCAACGGCGGCTACGACATCGTCGACCTGAAAAACGTGGACGAATCACTCGGCACGCTGGCCGATTTCCGTGCGCTCGTCGATGCCTGCCACGCGCGCGGGATGCGTGTGATACTCGACATCACGCCCAACCACGTGTCGTCGGAACATCCCTGGGTGCAGGACATCCGCGCCTGGAAGGATCACAGCATCTACCGCGAATACGTGGAGAACCGCGTGCTTGGAAACGCGCGCGATCTGGGCCAGTCGGTCGTAAGCGACGCGGGCTATCCGCTGTACGCGCGTTACAGCAACTGGGCGCTCCCGAACCTGAATCTCTCGAACCGCGCGACACGCGAGGCCATGCTCGACGTGTACCGCTTCTGGACGCGCGAGATGCGCGCCGACGGTTTCCGCATGGACGTGTACTGGGGCCCGCAGAACCGCTACGGCGAGGCCGTGTGGTGGCGTCCCTTCCGCGAGGAGATCAAGAGAATCAAACCCGATATTCTGATTCTCGGCGAAACGGACGGCACGGGTCCGGGCTCGGAAAAGAATTACGCCGACGGCGGCGGCGCGATGGACGCGGGCTACGACTGGAACTGGTACGGCCAGATAAAGGCGACACTCTCGAGCGGCGACGTGAACAACCTCATGAACCGCACGCGCAATTTCTCGCCCACCACGCGCTACAATCATTACACGGGTGAACATTCCTCGTATCTGCGTTTCCTCGAGAATCACGACGAGGACCGCATCGCGCAGATCTTCGCCTCGAACACCGAGCGCACAAAACCGGGCGTGGTCGTGTCGCTGACGGCGCCGGGCATGCCGATGATCTACGCGGGCCAGGAGATCGGCTGGCGCGGACGGCGCGACAAGATCACCTTCCCCGCTCCCGGCGCTTCCGCCCTGCGCGCGTATTACAAGAAGCTGATCGGCCTGCGGGCGACGCTGCCCGCGCTGCGCGATCCCGACATCACCGCGCTCGTGACGGCGGCCTCGGCCACGATGGCCTATGTGCGGCCGTGCATCAACGAAAACGTGATCGTGGCGGCGAGCTTCTCGTCGTCGGCGAACACCGTACGGCTGAACGTGGCCGAAAGCGCGCTGGCGCTGTCGCGACCGCTCGACGCCGCCGCGCGGTATTACCTGAACGACATGTTGAACGACACGACCTTTGTTGTCACGAAGGCGACACTCGGCGCCATCGAATTCGGTCTGTCGCCGTGGCAGTCGCGTGTGCTGCTGCTTTCCGACACGGCGCTCTTCCCCTTCACCACATCGACCGGATCCGTGCCCGCGCTGCCCGGCACGCTCGAGCTGGGCGGCGTGTATCCCCATCCGCTGCGTCTCGCCGGTGACGGCGCGTCGCTCACGTACACCGTCCCCGCGGCGTACGCGGGCCACCGCGTGACACTCACCGTACACGACGCGCTGGGGCGTGTGCTCGCGCGTCTCGCCGAGGGCGAAGCCGGCGCGGGCACACATGCGGCAACCATTCCCGCGGGCGCCTTCCCCGCCGCGGGCCTGGCGGCCCTGCGGCTCACGGTGACAGATAATCGGACAGGTGCATCCGAAATACGCACACTGCCCGTCCTGGTGCTGCCATGAGAGGTAGGCGCGGCCTGCTCGCCGCCATACTCTGCCTCACGTCGGCCGCATCCGTA from Ignavibacteriota bacterium encodes:
- a CDS encoding bifunctional 4-hydroxy-2-oxoglutarate aldolase/2-dehydro-3-deoxy-phosphogluconate aldolase, with translation MPHTAAIHRIETSRLIAVVRLDDAGPIPRVVEALLGGGISIVEITLTTPGAMDMIAVLRAEYGNEILLGAGSILNAAQAAQAADAGAEFLVSPVFSSGMMDVAAKTGLVAIPGAYTPTEILRATEAGADFVKVFPSDGLGPAFIKAVLAPMPALKLIPTGGVTLDNARSWIEAGSTALGLGSALVSPQAVRRGEYGELRLRASRLCDSIA
- a CDS encoding sugar kinase, which encodes MKKSRILCFGEIMLRLSPAGHERLVQAKALELRFGGAEANVAVALAGLDHHAVFVSSLPHNPLGDAALQTLRGCGVDTSAVMRGGSRIGVYYLEHGASMRPSRVVYDRAGSSFATSDAAAYDWPALLDGAAHLHVTGITPALSSACTEATRAAMTEARSRGVRVSFDLNYRKNLWTREEAGALLTDLVRSTDLLIANETDPADVLGMPPARGDAESGVIDAQAYADLAQGIAERFGIPSVAITLRQSRSAGSNGWSALLYTDGRLFTTRTYDIEVVDRVGAGDAFAAGLIHGSVSAWDPQHTLDFAVAASALKHSIPGDFLVASAAEIDAVASGDLSGRVRR